A portion of the Gossypium arboreum isolate Shixiya-1 chromosome 8, ASM2569848v2, whole genome shotgun sequence genome contains these proteins:
- the LOC108469572 gene encoding protein FAR1-RELATED SEQUENCE 3-like isoform X1 produces the protein MDFHVIDSEGGLSHHGMSDDGDAEPSEGGEANHVENSLACEEDGISEPYVGMEFNSEDAARTFYDEYARRMGFSSKAGHFSSQYKTDGTIVAREFVCGREGLKRSAESCSAMIRIELKGEKWVVIKFVKEHSHSVVSSRKVHYLRPRRHFAGAAKTMADSYQGVGVVPSGMMYVSMDGNHVSMDANNRGIRKTPPAEANCSGKNVGTLNYVLRPVNRKRTLGRDAQNLLDYFKKMQAENPGFFYAIQLDEDNCMANVFWADARSRTAYMHFGDAVKLDTSYRVNQYRVPFAPFTGLNHHGQVILFGCALLFDDSEASFVWLFKTFLTAMNDRRPVSLITDQDRAIQTAMSQVFPGVRHCINKWHVLREGPEKLTHIFHVHPNFQAELYNCINLTETIEEFELSWSSIIEKYNLGAHDWLHSLYNARAQWVPVYFRDSFFAAITPNQGFDGSFFDGFVNQQTTLPIFFRQYELAIENWFEREIEADFDTICTTPVLRTPSPMEKQAADLYTRKIFTKFQEELVETFVYTANRIEGDGAISTFRVAKYEDVNKVYIVTLNYPEIRANCSCQMFEYSGILCRHILTVFTVTNVLTLPPHYILKRWTRNAKSGVGTDECGGDLHGQESLASRYNSLCREAIKYAEDGAIATETYNVAMAALNEVGKKVSVVKKTVAKLASPDSLATGAAYDDKKSSTSAPDTAPSLWPQQDETTRHFNLNDTGTPAQSVSDLNLPRMAPVSLHRDDTHPDNMPVLPCLKSMRWLMENKNSKPGNRLAVIILKLQDYSNSPSAEMDVKFQLSRITLEPMLRSMAYISEQLSTPANRVAVINLKLQDTETSTGESEVKFQVSRDTLGAMLRSMAYIREQLSSVCEPQAEPLPKKHRK, from the exons ATGGATTTTCATGTGATTGATTCAGAAGGGGGCTTGAGCCATCATGGAATGTCAGATGATGGGGATGCTGAACCTAGTGAAGGTGGAGAAGCAAATCATGTGGAGAATTCTTTAGCTTGTGAAGAAGATGGGATTTCTGAACCATATGTGGGCATGGAATTTAATTCTGAAGATGCTGCTAGAACTTTCTATGATGAGTATGCTAGACGTATGGGATTTAGCTCCAAAGCCGGTCATTTTTCTTCACAGTATAAAACTGATGGGACAATAGTTGCTAGGGAGTTTGTCTGTGGCAGAGAGGGTTTGAAAAGGTCTGCTGAAAGCTGCAGTGCAATGATTAGGATAGAGTTAAAAGGAGAAAAGTGGGTTGTTATAAAGTTTGTGAAGGAGCATAGCCATTCAGTGGTGAGTTCCAGGAAAGTGCATTACCTTCGTCCCCGCAGGCACTTTGCTGGTGCTGCAAAGACCATGGCTGATAGTTACCAAGGAGTTGGAGTTGTACCTAGTGGTATGATGTATGTTTCTATGGATGGAAACCATGTCTCCATGGATGCAAACAACCGTGGCATTAGGAAAACTCCTCCAGCAGAAGCAAATTGCTCAGGCAAGAATGTTGGGACACTGAACTATGTACTTAGGCCAGTTAACAGAAAGAGAACGCTGGGGAGGGATGCTCAAAATCTGCTTGATTATTTCAAGAAAATGCAGGCTGAGAACCCTGGTTTCTTTTATGCAATACAGCTGGATGAGGATAATTGTATGGCTAATGTGTTTTGGGCTGATGCAAGGTCAAGGACAGCCTACATGCATTTCGGTGATGCTGTTAAACTGGATACAAGTTACAGGGTAAATCAGTATAGGGTGCCGTTTGCTCCATTTACAGGGCTGAACCATCATGGTCAGGTGATTTTATTCGGTTGTGCATTACTATTTGATGACTCTGAGGCATCTTTTGTTTGGCTTTTCAAGACATTTCTCACGGCAATGAATGATCGTCGACCTGTCTCCTTAATCACTGATCAAGACAGAGCCATACAAACAGCAATGTCTCAGGTGTTTCCTGGTGTTCGGCACTGTATTAATAAGTGGCATGTTTTAAGAGAAGGCCCAGAGAAGTTGACACATATATTTCATGTGCATCCTAATTTTCAGGCGGAACTGTATAATTGCATAAATTTGACTGAAACTATTGAGGAGTTTGAATTATCTTGGAGTTCTATTATTGAAAAGTATAATCTTGGGGCACATGATTGGCTTCACTCACTATATAATGCTCGAGCTCAATGGGTCCCTGTTTATTTTCGGGATTCCTTTTTTGCTGCAATAACTCCCAATCAAGGATTTGATGGCTCTTTTTTTGATGGATTTGTGAATCAACAGACCACGTTACCTATCTTCTTTAGACAGTATGAACTAGCAATAGAGAACTGGTTTGAAAGGGAGATTGAAGCTGATTTTGACACAATATGCACCACACCAGTCCTGCGGACACCATCACCTATGGAGAAACAGGCAGCTGATCTATATACAAggaaaattttcacaaaatttcaagAAGAACTAGTTGAAACTTTTGTTTACACTGCTAATAGAATTGAAGGTGATGGAGCTATCAGCACATTCAGAGTTGCAAAGTATGAGGATGTCAACAAAGTGTACATAGTAACATTAAACTACCCTGAAATAAGAGCTAATTGTAGCTGCCAAATGTTTGAGTATTCTGGCATCCTTTGTAGACATATTTTAACGGTCTTCACTGTGACAAATGTACTTACATTACCACCACATTACATTCTGAAACGATGGACACGAAATGCAAAGTCTGGGGTTGGAACTGATGAATGTGGTGGCGACTTGCATGGTCAGGAGTCCTTGGCATCAAGGTATAATAGTTTGTGTCGGGAAGCAATCAAATATGCAGAAGATGGGGCAATAGCTACTGAGACTTACAATGTTGCAATGGCGGCTCTTAACGAAGTTGGGAAGAAGGTTTCTGTTGTAAAGAAAACTGTTGCAAAACTTGCATCTCCCGACTCACTGGCCACTGGTGCTGCCTATGATGACAAGAAGAGCTCAACATCAGCACCAGATACAGCCCCTTCGCTATGGCCGCAGCAAGATGAAACTACACGTCATTTCAATCTTAATGACACTGGTACTCCAGCTCAATCTGTCTCAGATTTGAATCTGCCACGCATGGCACCTGTTTCCCTTCATCGGGATGATACTCATCCTGATAACATG CCGGTTCTTCCTTGTTTGAAGTCAATGAGATGGTTAATGGAGAACAAGAATTCTAAACCTGGAAATAGGTTGGCAGTCATTATTTTAAAG TTGCAAGATTATAGCAATAGTCCATCAGCTGAAATGGATGTTAAGTTTCAGCTCTCAAGGATTACTTTAGAACCCATGTTGAGGTCAATGGCTTATATCAGTGAACAGCTTTCTACCCCAGCTAACAGGGTTGCCGTCATCAATTTGAAG CTTCAAGACACCGAGACTAGTACAGGAGAGTCGGAGGTTAAATTCCAGGTGTCCAGGGATACATTAGGAGCAATGTTGAGATCAATGGCGTACATCCGGGAGCAGCTTTCGAGTGTT tgcGAACCACAAGCAGAGCCTTTACCAAAGAAGCATAGGAAATAA
- the LOC108469572 gene encoding protein FAR1-RELATED SEQUENCE 3-like isoform X2, translating into MDFHVIDSEGGLSHHGMSDDGDAEPSEGGEANHVENSLACEEDGISEPYVGMEFNSEDAARTFYDEYARRMGFSSKAGHFSSQYKTDGTIVAREFVCGREGLKRSAESCSAMIRIELKGEKWVVIKFVKEHSHSVVSSRKVHYLRPRRHFAGAAKTMADSYQGVGVVPSGMMYVSMDGNHVSMDANNRGIRKTPPAEANCSGKNVGTLNYVLRPVNRKRTLGRDAQNLLDYFKKMQAENPGFFYAIQLDEDNCMANVFWADARSRTAYMHFGDAVKLDTSYRVNQYRVPFAPFTGLNHHGQVILFGCALLFDDSEASFVWLFKTFLTAMNDRRPVSLITDQDRAIQTAMSQVFPGVRHCINKWHVLREGPEKLTHIFHVHPNFQAELYNCINLTETIEEFELSWSSIIEKYNLGAHDWLHSLYNARAQWVPVYFRDSFFAAITPNQGFDGSFFDGFVNQQTTLPIFFRQYELAIENWFEREIEADFDTICTTPVLRTPSPMEKQAADLYTRKIFTKFQEELVETFVYTANRIEGDGAISTFRVAKYEDVNKVYIVTLNYPEIRANCSCQMFEYSGILCRHILTVFTVTNVLTLPPHYILKRWTRNAKSGVGTDECGGDLHGQESLASRYNSLCREAIKYAEDGAIATETYNVAMAALNEVGKKVSVVKKTVAKLASPDSLATGAAYDDKKSSTSAPDTAPSLWPQQDETTRHFNLNDTGTPAQSVSDLNLPRMAPVSLHRDDTHPDNMPVLPCLKSMRWLMENKNSKPGNRLAVIILKLSRITLEPMLRSMAYISEQLSTPANRVAVINLKLQDTETSTGESEVKFQVSRDTLGAMLRSMAYIREQLSSVCEPQAEPLPKKHRK; encoded by the exons ATGGATTTTCATGTGATTGATTCAGAAGGGGGCTTGAGCCATCATGGAATGTCAGATGATGGGGATGCTGAACCTAGTGAAGGTGGAGAAGCAAATCATGTGGAGAATTCTTTAGCTTGTGAAGAAGATGGGATTTCTGAACCATATGTGGGCATGGAATTTAATTCTGAAGATGCTGCTAGAACTTTCTATGATGAGTATGCTAGACGTATGGGATTTAGCTCCAAAGCCGGTCATTTTTCTTCACAGTATAAAACTGATGGGACAATAGTTGCTAGGGAGTTTGTCTGTGGCAGAGAGGGTTTGAAAAGGTCTGCTGAAAGCTGCAGTGCAATGATTAGGATAGAGTTAAAAGGAGAAAAGTGGGTTGTTATAAAGTTTGTGAAGGAGCATAGCCATTCAGTGGTGAGTTCCAGGAAAGTGCATTACCTTCGTCCCCGCAGGCACTTTGCTGGTGCTGCAAAGACCATGGCTGATAGTTACCAAGGAGTTGGAGTTGTACCTAGTGGTATGATGTATGTTTCTATGGATGGAAACCATGTCTCCATGGATGCAAACAACCGTGGCATTAGGAAAACTCCTCCAGCAGAAGCAAATTGCTCAGGCAAGAATGTTGGGACACTGAACTATGTACTTAGGCCAGTTAACAGAAAGAGAACGCTGGGGAGGGATGCTCAAAATCTGCTTGATTATTTCAAGAAAATGCAGGCTGAGAACCCTGGTTTCTTTTATGCAATACAGCTGGATGAGGATAATTGTATGGCTAATGTGTTTTGGGCTGATGCAAGGTCAAGGACAGCCTACATGCATTTCGGTGATGCTGTTAAACTGGATACAAGTTACAGGGTAAATCAGTATAGGGTGCCGTTTGCTCCATTTACAGGGCTGAACCATCATGGTCAGGTGATTTTATTCGGTTGTGCATTACTATTTGATGACTCTGAGGCATCTTTTGTTTGGCTTTTCAAGACATTTCTCACGGCAATGAATGATCGTCGACCTGTCTCCTTAATCACTGATCAAGACAGAGCCATACAAACAGCAATGTCTCAGGTGTTTCCTGGTGTTCGGCACTGTATTAATAAGTGGCATGTTTTAAGAGAAGGCCCAGAGAAGTTGACACATATATTTCATGTGCATCCTAATTTTCAGGCGGAACTGTATAATTGCATAAATTTGACTGAAACTATTGAGGAGTTTGAATTATCTTGGAGTTCTATTATTGAAAAGTATAATCTTGGGGCACATGATTGGCTTCACTCACTATATAATGCTCGAGCTCAATGGGTCCCTGTTTATTTTCGGGATTCCTTTTTTGCTGCAATAACTCCCAATCAAGGATTTGATGGCTCTTTTTTTGATGGATTTGTGAATCAACAGACCACGTTACCTATCTTCTTTAGACAGTATGAACTAGCAATAGAGAACTGGTTTGAAAGGGAGATTGAAGCTGATTTTGACACAATATGCACCACACCAGTCCTGCGGACACCATCACCTATGGAGAAACAGGCAGCTGATCTATATACAAggaaaattttcacaaaatttcaagAAGAACTAGTTGAAACTTTTGTTTACACTGCTAATAGAATTGAAGGTGATGGAGCTATCAGCACATTCAGAGTTGCAAAGTATGAGGATGTCAACAAAGTGTACATAGTAACATTAAACTACCCTGAAATAAGAGCTAATTGTAGCTGCCAAATGTTTGAGTATTCTGGCATCCTTTGTAGACATATTTTAACGGTCTTCACTGTGACAAATGTACTTACATTACCACCACATTACATTCTGAAACGATGGACACGAAATGCAAAGTCTGGGGTTGGAACTGATGAATGTGGTGGCGACTTGCATGGTCAGGAGTCCTTGGCATCAAGGTATAATAGTTTGTGTCGGGAAGCAATCAAATATGCAGAAGATGGGGCAATAGCTACTGAGACTTACAATGTTGCAATGGCGGCTCTTAACGAAGTTGGGAAGAAGGTTTCTGTTGTAAAGAAAACTGTTGCAAAACTTGCATCTCCCGACTCACTGGCCACTGGTGCTGCCTATGATGACAAGAAGAGCTCAACATCAGCACCAGATACAGCCCCTTCGCTATGGCCGCAGCAAGATGAAACTACACGTCATTTCAATCTTAATGACACTGGTACTCCAGCTCAATCTGTCTCAGATTTGAATCTGCCACGCATGGCACCTGTTTCCCTTCATCGGGATGATACTCATCCTGATAACATG CCGGTTCTTCCTTGTTTGAAGTCAATGAGATGGTTAATGGAGAACAAGAATTCTAAACCTGGAAATAGGTTGGCAGTCATTATTTTAAAG CTCTCAAGGATTACTTTAGAACCCATGTTGAGGTCAATGGCTTATATCAGTGAACAGCTTTCTACCCCAGCTAACAGGGTTGCCGTCATCAATTTGAAG CTTCAAGACACCGAGACTAGTACAGGAGAGTCGGAGGTTAAATTCCAGGTGTCCAGGGATACATTAGGAGCAATGTTGAGATCAATGGCGTACATCCGGGAGCAGCTTTCGAGTGTT tgcGAACCACAAGCAGAGCCTTTACCAAAGAAGCATAGGAAATAA